From the Exiguobacterium aurantiacum genome, one window contains:
- a CDS encoding Na(+)/H(+) antiporter subunit C, producing the protein MEIFVSIIIGALTMCAVYMILSKSLLRIIIGTSLLSHAAHLLVLTMAGLKTGAAPVLVDGVTDYTDPLPQALVLTAIVISFGVTAFFLVLAYRAYQELNTDNMEEMKGTESND; encoded by the coding sequence ATGGAAATCTTCGTTAGCATCATTATCGGTGCCTTGACGATGTGTGCAGTCTATATGATTCTCTCAAAGAGTTTGTTACGCATCATCATCGGCACGTCACTGCTCAGTCACGCCGCCCACTTGCTCGTCTTGACGATGGCAGGGTTGAAGACAGGCGCCGCACCTGTTCTTGTCGACGGGGTGACCGACTATACCGACCCGTTACCGCAGGCGCTTGTCTTGACGGCGATCGTCATCAGTTTCGGGGTGACCGCATTCTTCTTGGTTCTCGCTTACCGCGCCTACCAAGAGCTGAATACGGATAATATGGAGGAAATGAAAGGAACGGAATCGAATGATTAA
- a CDS encoding Na(+)/H(+) antiporter subunit B, with product MKPKSNKRVNDVILQTAAVIIFFIIIIFSIHLFFSGHYSPGGGFIGGLMTAAALVLLLLAFDSKTLATVLPFDYRRLTALGALIAILTAMHSVFLDLPFFTHAYDKFNLPLLGEETLHTAIAFDLGVYFVVIGVTMTIIQTIGESE from the coding sequence ATGAAGCCAAAAAGTAATAAGCGCGTCAATGACGTCATTTTACAGACGGCCGCGGTGATCATCTTCTTCATCATCATTATCTTTTCGATTCACTTGTTCTTCTCGGGACACTATTCTCCAGGAGGAGGGTTTATCGGGGGCTTGATGACGGCCGCTGCACTCGTGTTGTTGTTGCTGGCCTTTGACTCGAAGACACTGGCGACAGTATTGCCGTTTGACTACCGTCGTTTGACGGCGCTCGGGGCGCTCATTGCGATATTGACGGCGATGCACTCGGTTTTCTTGGACTTGCCGTTCTTCACGCACGCCTATGATAAATTTAACTTGCCGTTACTTGGCGAGGAGACGCTCCATACGGCGATTGCGTTTGACCTTGGCGTCTACTTCGTCGTCATCGGTGTCACGATGACAATCATTCAAACGATTGGAGAGAGTGAATAA